A part of Miscanthus floridulus cultivar M001 chromosome 6, ASM1932011v1, whole genome shotgun sequence genomic DNA contains:
- the LOC136457985 gene encoding uncharacterized protein, translating to MAARRLAAASCHALRRAVHDSLRAVEQQLRACHRSLAGASSSTSPVAALGALMLLCVAAAAFPRATAFFLPLVASTSLCCAAACLFAAAERGAAKEAAVEVVLVGGEGKAEAGLLQVIGEANASAYVDGVQVGCFVRRSAKLGVDEDGEEVVFAGTLAPCAAGFGVGADAGGGQRRGALEEELAALRVDRLAEGVWDSYFGGWSRWHHIDAAVS from the coding sequence ATGGCCGCTCGCAGACTCGCCGCCGCCAGCTGCCACGCTCTGCGCAGAGCGGTCCACGACAGCCTCCGCGCCGTTGAGCAGCAGCTGCGGGCGTGCCACCGTTCCCTCGCCGGCGCGTCCTCTTCGACGTCGCCCGTGGCCGCGCTCGGCGCGCTCATGCTCCTCTGCGTCGCCGCGGCGGCGTTCCCGCGAGCCACGGCCTTCTTCCTGCCGCTGGTGGCCTCCACGTCCCTCTGCTGTGCGGCGGCGTGCCTGTTCGCCGCGGCGGAGCGGGGCGCGGCCAAGGAGGCCGCCGTGGAGGTCGTGCTCGTGGGCGGCGAAGGGAAGGCCGAGGCCGGGCTGCTGCAGGTGATCGGCGAGGCCAACGCCAGCGCCTACGTCGACGGCGTCCAGGTGGGATGCTTCGTGCGCAGGTCCGCGAAGCTGGGCGTGGACGAGGACGGCGAGGAGGTCGTCTTCGCCGGCACGCTGGCGCCCTGCGCGGCGGGCTTCGGCGTCGGCGCCGATGCCGGCGGCGGGCAGCGGCGCGGCGCGCTGGAGGAGGAGCTCGCGGCGCTGCGGGTGGACAGGCTGGCCGAGGGCGTCTGGGACAGCTACTTCGGCGGGTGGTCCAGGTGGCACCACATCGACGCCGCAGTCTCCTGA